From a single Natronorubrum tibetense GA33 genomic region:
- a CDS encoding type II toxin-antitoxin system VapC family toxin, with translation MKLFSDTNVLVAAVTHDTDRSETAVRVLDEFDETHTSVLNPMELRSVLSKKKQFERERVERIEQRVSSRRTVTFPDASDMIEANQLQKKTLLYPMDALVLATANAVDATLVSFDREL, from the coding sequence ATGAAACTCTTTTCCGACACGAACGTTCTTGTCGCTGCTGTAACTCACGATACCGACCGCTCCGAAACTGCCGTTCGTGTTCTCGACGAGTTCGACGAGACCCATACGTCCGTTCTGAACCCTATGGAACTTCGATCAGTGCTATCGAAAAAGAAGCAGTTCGAACGTGAGCGCGTCGAGCGAATCGAACAGCGAGTTAGTTCCCGGAGGACCGTCACGTTCCCAGACGCATCGGATATGATCGAGGCAAATCAGCTTCAGAAAAAGACACTACTCTATCCGATGGATGCACTTGTTCTCGCCACTGCAAACGCTGTTGACGCAACGCTTGTCTCATTCGACAGAGAACTGTAA